Part of the Verrucomicrobiia bacterium genome is shown below.
TTGCAAAATGCAGGATGAACCGAGGCAACGGGATAAATCAGAAAAGCGCAGGGGTCTGCCTCGCCGCGGGCGCACCAGCGTCCTTGAACGCGACCAGCGCCGATTTGAGTTCCGCAGGGGAAAGTCTGCTGCGCAACTGCCGGATGGCGTCACGTGCCAGCACATCACAGCGCTCGTTGTCGGCGTGGCCGGCGTGACCTTTGAGCCAGCCCCACGTCACGTGGTGACGCGCACCCGCCGCGTCAAGTTCACGCCAGAGATCGGCATTCTTCACCGGCTGCTTGTCTTTCGTGATCCAGCCTCGCGCCTTCCAGCCCTTGATCCATGACGTGATGCCGTTGCGCAGATATTCGGAGTCCGTGAAGATTTTGACAGTGCAGGGCTGCTTGAGCGCCCGCAGCGCCTCGATGGCGGCGCGGAGTTCCATGCGATTGTTGGTGGTCGCCGGTTCCGCGCCCGCAATTTCGCGCACATGCTCCCCATGCCGCAATACGGCCGCCCAGCCGCCCGGGCCGGGATTCCCCTCGCAACCGCCGTCGGTGTGGATAATGACCTCTCTCACACCAGCCTTTTGAGTTTTGGATTCTCGGCGAGTCTTTTGACCAGCTCCTTGATCTTTTGGGCCTGTGACTTGTGGGCGAGCAAGACCGCATCGTCGG
Proteins encoded:
- the rnhA gene encoding ribonuclease HI; its protein translation is MREVIIHTDGGCEGNPGPGGWAAVLRHGEHVREIAGAEPATTNNRMELRAAIEALRALKQPCTVKIFTDSEYLRNGITSWIKGWKARGWITKDKQPVKNADLWRELDAAGARHHVTWGWLKGHAGHADNERCDVLARDAIRQLRSRLSPAELKSALVAFKDAGAPAARQTPALF